In the genome of Streptomyces aquilus, the window ACCGGTTCCGTGTCGTTCGACCCAGCCGCGCAGCCGCCCGAGGTCAAGCGCCTCGCCGCCGAAGACGATCCGGCGCAGGGCCAGAAGCGGCTTCTCGGCCTGCCGGTCGGCCTCGATGAACTGGTAGAAGGCGGACGGGGTCTGGTTGAGCACGGTGACCCCGTGCTCGCGGACCAGCCGGTGGAAGTCGACCGGTGAGCGGGTCAGCCCGTACTCCGGCACCAGCAGTTCACCGCCGTGCGCCAGCGCGCCCCACAGCTCCCAGACCGCGAAGTCGAAGGAGTAGGAGTGAAACTGGACCCACACGTCGTCCGGGCCGAAGTCCATCGCGGGCCGGGTGTTGGCGAGGAGGGTCACCACGCTGGAGTGCGGAACGACGACCCCCTTGGGGCGGCCCGTCGAGCCGGACGTGTAGATCACGTACGCGGGATCGTGCCAGTCGGCTTCGCACCGGACGGGTGACTGCGAACATTCGTCGCCTTGGACGAGCAGCCGCGCCGGTACGCCGGCCCGGGCCAGCAGTTCCGTGAAACGCTCGCGCTGCCCCGCCTCCACCAGGACGACCTGAGGGGCGGCGTCGGCGAGGATGTACTCCAGGCGTTCGTCGGGGTACGCCAGGTCCAGCGGGACGTAGGCACCACCCGCGCTGACGACGGCGACCAGGGCCACGACCTGCTCCAGCGAGCGCGGCACGGCGACGGCGACCCGCTTGCCGGGCCCGACCCCGACAGCGGCCAGCACACCTGCCAACTCACCCTTCCTGGCTGCCAGTTCACCATACGTGAGGGCCCGGGTGCCGCCGTCGAGGGCGCACTGGGTGACGGCCGTGGCCGCCGGGTCGCGGCGTGCGGCGGCGTCGAAGAGGGCGCCCAGGGTGGTCGGAGTGACGCGGGCAGGCGGCCGTGAGCTCTCCGTGGCGAGGTCGCCGACCAGCGCGTCCGGTCGGGTGAGCAGGCCGGTGAGGGCCTTCTCGAAGGTGCGCAGGATCGCCTGGGCTCCGGCCTCTTGCAGCAGCTCGCCGTCGTAGATCAGGTTGAAGCGGGGGCGGCCGTCGAGGGTGCGCTCCACGACCAGGGTCAACGGGTAGTGCGGGGCGCCCTCGTTCACGATGCCGGTGACGACCAGGTCGTCGGCCGGTCCGCGCAACGCCGCCACGTCGGTCGCCACGTCGAAGACGACCAGGGTGTCGAACAGAGAGCCCGCGCCCGCCGCACGGCCGATCCTCGCCAGCGAGACGTGCTGGTGCGGGCGTACCGCGCTCTGGTGTTCGCGCACCGAGGCGAGCAGGTCGCGCGAGGTGGTCGTCCCGGTCCAACGGGCCCGCACGGGAACGGTGTTGATGAACAGGCCCACCATGTTCTCGATGCCGGGGACGTCCATGTCCCGCCCGGACACGGTGGAGCCGAAGACGACGTCCGTGCCGTGCAGGATGCCGCCGAGGGTCACCGCCCAGGCGCTGTGCACGGCCACGCTGAGCGGGACACCGGACGACCGGGCGGCGGTGTCGATGTCGTCGGCCGGGGTGCGGGAGGTGTCGGCGAACCGGTCGGACGGGGTGTGGCCCTCGGCGACGAAGGAGGGGCCGGGCAGTTCGGCGAGCTGGGTGCGCCACACCCGGTCGCTCTCCTCGTCGTCCCGCTCGGCGAGCCTGCGCACATAGTCGGCGAAGCCACCGACCGGATACGTCGTCCCCGGCGCGCGGTACTCGGCGAGCAGGGCGCGGAGCATCGGCGGCACCGACCAGCCGTCGGCGATGATGTGGTGCACGGTCTGCACCAGGACGCTGCGCCCGGCGCCCGCTCGGACGAGGGTGTACCGCATGAGCGGCCCGGTCGCGAGGTCGAACCCGGCGCGGCGGTCGCGCTCGGCGTACGCACGGATCTCGTCGTCGGTGATGCCGGGGCGGTCCAGGATGCGGAACGGCGCCTCGACGCCGCCCTCCAGTACGGAGACCACACGGCCGTCGGCGAGGGCCACGAACCGTGCGGCCAGGTTCGGGTAGAGGGTGAGGAGGCTGGTGGCCGCCGCCGCCAGCCGGTCGGCGTCCACCTCGCCCTCCAGCGTGAGGAGTTGCTGCTCGACGTAGGCCCCGGCCAAGTCGTCGTCGAAGACCGAGTGGAAGTACAGGCCTTCTTGCAGCGGGGTGAGCGGCAGGATGTCCCGCAGGTCCGGGCCGTCGAGGGCGTCGACGTCGGCCTGGGTGAGCGGGACCAGGTCGAAGTCGCTGGGCGAGTGGCCGCCCTGGTCGAGGGCGGCGAGCCCGGTGAGGGCCGTACGGAAGTAGGTGCCGATCGTCGTGATGTCCTCGTCGGTGAACAGGCCGTCGGGCCAGGAGAGGGTGGTGACGAGCTCGTACGCGCCGCCGGCCGTGGCGGGTTCGGCGATCGCGTTGAACTCCAGTGCGCGTGGCAGCCGCATGGCGGGGTCGCGCCGTTCACCCAACTGTCCTGTGGTGCGGGCGAGTTGCCAGTCGGTGGCGGAGCCCGCGTCGAAGCGGCCCAGGTAGTTGAAGAGCACCTGGGGCGCGGGGGCGTCGAACTCGGTGTAGGTGAGGTAGCGCAGGGCGCCGTAGGAGACGCCGTTGTGGGGCACCCGGGCGAGGTCTTCCTTGACGGCCTTGAGCGCGGTGGCCAGGTAGCCGGGAGCCGTGAAGTCGGTCGCCGCACCGGGGTCCACGACCACGGGGAAGAGGGTGGTGAACCAGCCGATCGTGCGGCCGAGTTCGGGTTCGAACCCGGCGGTGTCCGCCACGAAGCGGCCTTCGCGGCCGTGGCCCTCCAGTTCGATGTGCGCGAACGTCTGGTCCTGGCCCCGGTCGTGACGCCAGCGGGCGAGGGTGACCGCGAGGGCGGTGAGGAGGACGTCGTTGACGCCGGCGTGGAACCTGGCGGGGATCTCGCCGAGCAGGGCGGCGGTGGCCTCGGGGCCGACGGTGACGGTGTGCAGGCGTTCGCCCGCGACGGTGTCGGTCTCCGACAGGGCTCGCCTGCCCAGCAGTTGGTCGTCGCCCGGCAGCGGACGCCAGTAGAAGGAGCTGTCGGCGTCGAAGGCCGCACGCTCCAGCAGCTGGGTCCAGCGCCGGAAGGACGTGCCGGTCGGGGGCAGTTCGATCGGTGTGCCGGAGACTGTCTGCCGCCATGCCGTGGCCAGGTCCGCCATCAGGACGCGCCAGGACACTCCGTCGACGACGACGTGATGGGCGGCCAGCACCAACTGCCGTGCCGCAGGCCGCCATACGGCCCGCAGCATCACTCCGTGGTCGGGGTCGAGTCCGGCGGTGGCGAGGGCGACGCACTCCTCCAGCGGGCGGTCGCTCTCCTGCCAGGCCACCGTGGTCCCGTCCGGCTCGGGGATGTCGAAGCTCCAGCGGTCGCCGCGCACCAGCCTGGCGCGCAGCATGGGGTGGTGCCGTACGACGGCGGTGAGGAGTGCGTCGAGGGCGGCGGCGGTGAGGTCGGCCGGCGTGTTCAGGACCACCGACTGCACGAAGCCGTCGACGGCGTTCGTGGTCTCGCCGAGCCACTGCACGACGGGTGAGCCGACGACGGTGCCGGTCGGGACGTCACGGTGGTCGACGGTGGCGGTGTTCTCACGGCTCGCCACGGCCGCGAGCGCCCGCGGAGTGCTGTGGGCGAAGATCTGCCGGGCCGTGACATGCAGGCCCTGGGCGCGCAGCGCGCTCAGCAGGGAGATCGCCAGGATGCTGTCGCCGCCGAGCTGGAAGAAGTCCTGGTCGGCGCCGATCTCGTCGAGGCGCAGTAGGTCGGCGACGGCCCGGCAGACCACGCGTTCGTCGTCGGTGGCGGGCGGGACGAGCGTGCCGGTCGCGAGCTCGGGCTCCGGCAGGGCGTTCCGGTCGAGCTTGCCGTTGGCCGTCAGCGGGAACTCGCGCAGGACGACGATGTGGGCGGGCACCATGTACTCGACCATGTGCTCGGCGGCCCAGTCCTTGACCTCGTCGGCCCGCAGCGCCTGGCTCCCGGCGGCCGGGATGACGTACCCCACGAGGTAGGTGCCGCCGGCGGTGTTCTTCCTGGCGGTGACACAGGTGTGCCGTACGCCCGGGTGTTCCGCGAGGCCGATCTCGACGTCCTCGATCTCCAGGCGCATGCCGCGGATCTTGATCTGGTTGTCGGCGCGGCCGAGGAAGTCCAGCGAGCCGTCGGGGGCGTAGCGTGCGAGGTCGCCGGTGCGGTAGAGGCGGGAGCCGTCGCCGGCGAAGGGGTTGGCGACGAACCGGGAGGCCGTGAGGCCGGGGGCGTTCACATAGCCGCGGCCCAGGAGGAAGCCGCCGACGTAGAGTTCGCCGCCGACTCCGACCGGGACGGGGCGCAGTTCGTCGTCGAGGACGTACAGCTGGGTGTTGGGGTTGGCCTTGCCGATGGAGGTCGACAGGCGTTCGGCGGCACCCCGGTAGATGACGTGGGAGACGCCGATGGTCGTCTCGGCCGGTCCGTAGCCGTGGTACAGGGGGATGCCGAGCTGGGTGCGGAACCGCTCGTACAGCTCGGGGGTCAGCACCTCCCCGCCGCACCACACGTGCCGCAGGCTGTCCAACTGCCCGGAGTCGCCCGCGATGTCGAGCAGCACGTCCAGCATGGAGGACACCAAGTAGGTGAAGGTGACGCGGTGTTCGGCGATCACGCTCAGCAGATGGTGCGGGTCGCGTTCGCCGCCGGGGCGCAGGACCACCAGTCGGGCCCCGGAGACCAGTGGCAGGAAGATCTCGTTGATGGAGATGTCGAAGGACAGGGGCGCCTTGAACAGTGAGGCGTCGTCGTGGCCGAAGCCCAGGATCTGGTGGACCTGCCACAACAGGCGTTCGCTGATGGCCTCGTGCCGGATCATCGCGCCCTTGGGGCGGCCGGTGGAGCCGGAGGTGAAGATCACGTAGGCCAGTCCGGTCCCGGGGACGGTGATCCCGGTGCCGTCGGTGGGGTAGCCGCCGTACCGCCAGTCGTCGAGGTCGACGGCGACGGCCTCCGGTTCGCCCGGGGCGTGTTCGCCGCAGTCGTTGAGCTGGAGGACGACCCCGGCGTCCTCGATGACGACGGCCCGGCGTGCGGCGGGCCACCGCGGGTCGAGCGGCACGAACGCGCACCCGGCCTGGAGCACGGCGAGGAGCCCGATCACCATGTCCGCGGAGCGGCCCAGGGAGATGCCGACGATCTGCTCGGCGGTCAGCCCGCGTTCGATCAGGTGATGGGCCAACTGACTGGATGCCTCGGCAGTTTGACGGTAGGTCAGGGAGCGGTGTTCGTCGACGACAGCGACGGCGTCCGGCCTGGCCCGCGCCTGTGCGCGGAACATCTCCACGAGCGTGGGCCGGACCCGGTCGGCGTCGGTCGCGTTCCACTCGGCGAGTGCCGCGAGCCGCGCCGGGACGCTGGAGGGGCCGACCGTGCCGAGGGGGCGGTCCGGGAAGTCGGCCAGGTCGTCCAGGGCGAGTTGGGCTTCGGCGATGTCGACGCCGTCCGGGACGGTGACGCTCCAGGCGCCGCCGTCGATCTCCCGACTCCCGGGCCCGGTACCGCCGTTGTCGACCCAGCCGAGGACGTCGGCGAACAGGGTGGCAGGGCTGAGGTCGATGCCGTCGGGGCTCTGCCCCGTCGCCCAGTACGCCAGCGCGAGGGCGCAGGCCTCGGCGAGGGTCCGGTCGGAGTGGTCGCCGGTCCGTCGGCGCAACTCCGTCAGTCGGGCGGGGGAAAGAAGTACGTGACGAGCGCGCGGTTCCATCATCGAAGACTCAGCACCCTTCCACAGCGTGAACGTCCGGCTGCCCGAGGCAGGTTTGCTCAACTGCTTTCTCGCCAGGCCTGCCACAGCCGTGCGTACCGGCCGTCCAGCGCCACCAGCTCCTCATGGGTCCCCTGCTCGACGACCCGTCCGGCGTCCAGCACGGCGATCCGGTCCGCCGCCATCGCCTGCGTCAGCCGGTGCGCCACGCACAGCGTGGTCCGGCCCGCGCACGCGGCCAGCACGGCCCGTTCCAGCTCGGCGGCGCCCTCGCTGCCGGCCTCGGCGGTCGACTCGTCCAGCACCACCACGGGCGCCCGGCCCAACACCAGTCGCGCCAGGGCGATGTGGGTGACCTTGGTGACGTCGAGCCGCTCACCGCCCTCGCCGACCGGCGTGTTCAGGCCCTCGGGCAGCGTCTCGACCCAGCTCGCCGCGCCGACCGTGCGCAGCGCTTCGGTCAGCTCCGCGTCGGTCGCGTGCGGCGCGGCCAGGCGCAGGTCGTCGGCGAGCGGGCCGGAGAACACATGGGTCTCCTGCGTCAGCAGGCTCACCAGGGCCCGCGCCCCGGCCTCGTCCAGGTCCGCCAGGTCGGTCGTCCCGATGCGGACCGTGCCGGACCGGGGAGTGCCGATGCCCGCGACCAGCGCGGCCAGTGTCGTCTTGCCCGCCCCGGTCGCACCGACCAGTGCGAGTGAACTCCCCGCCGGGATACTCAAGTCGACGTCCCGCAGGACCGGCTCCTCGGTGCCGGGATAGGCGAAGGTGACGCCCTCCACGGTCACGGCGTACGACACGGCGGCCGCCGGCGTCACGGCCTCGTCGCCCACCAGCCGTTCCTCCGCCTCCTCCCTCAGCACCCCGACCAGCCGGGTGAGGCTGGCGCCCGACTTCTGGGCCTCGTCGAAGGTGAACATGATCATGCCGAGCGGCACGAACAGCCGGTGGAAGAGCAGCGGGGCCGCCGACACCTCGCCCAGGCTGGCGGCGTCGGCCTCCAGAAGGGCGTATCCGACGCCGAGGATCAGGGTGAGGCCGATGAACTCGGCGCGGTTCTCCCGGCCGACGAACCGGCCGAAGAAGTGGAACACCTCGATGCCCAGGTCGCGCACCCGCCGCGACTCGCGGGTGACCTTCTCCCGGAAGGCCTCTTCGAGGCGGTACGCGCGGACCGTGTCGATCCCGTTCAGACCGCTGATCAGCGCCTGGGCGCGGTCGGCCTGGGCCGCGCGCTGCTTGCGGTAGAGCGGCGCGGAGCGCGGGAGGTACCAGCGCAGGGCCAGGGCGTACGCGGGCAGCGCGCCGGCGCCGGCCAGGCCGAGCCGCCAGTCGAGACCGAACATGCCGGCCGTGGCGATGACGACCAGCACGCCCGCCGAGAACA includes:
- a CDS encoding ABC transporter ATP-binding protein, whose amino-acid sequence is MPWLTTATVATSVAGAALQVLPVLLLGQVVDGVVAGESRSVLVRIGVVMVAAALLGAVTTAASTYLIGRLGADLLAELRESAVRAVLGMPSARIEQVGRGDVLSRVGDDVAVLSRGIRMAVPTVFSAGVLVVIATAGMFGLDWRLGLAGAGALPAYALALRWYLPRSAPLYRKQRAAQADRAQALISGLNGIDTVRAYRLEEAFREKVTRESRRVRDLGIEVFHFFGRFVGRENRAEFIGLTLILGVGYALLEADAASLGEVSAAPLLFHRLFVPLGMIMFTFDEAQKSGASLTRLVGVLREEAEERLVGDEAVTPAAAVSYAVTVEGVTFAYPGTEEPVLRDVDLSIPAGSSLALVGATGAGKTTLAALVAGIGTPRSGTVRIGTTDLADLDEAGARALVSLLTQETHVFSGPLADDLRLAAPHATDAELTEALRTVGAASWVETLPEGLNTPVGEGGERLDVTKVTHIALARLVLGRAPVVVLDESTAEAGSEGAAELERAVLAACAGRTTLCVAHRLTQAMAADRIAVLDAGRVVEQGTHEELVALDGRYARLWQAWRESS
- a CDS encoding non-ribosomal peptide synthetase, encoding MMEPRARHVLLSPARLTELRRRTGDHSDRTLAEACALALAYWATGQSPDGIDLSPATLFADVLGWVDNGGTGPGSREIDGGAWSVTVPDGVDIAEAQLALDDLADFPDRPLGTVGPSSVPARLAALAEWNATDADRVRPTLVEMFRAQARARPDAVAVVDEHRSLTYRQTAEASSQLAHHLIERGLTAEQIVGISLGRSADMVIGLLAVLQAGCAFVPLDPRWPAARRAVVIEDAGVVLQLNDCGEHAPGEPEAVAVDLDDWRYGGYPTDGTGITVPGTGLAYVIFTSGSTGRPKGAMIRHEAISERLLWQVHQILGFGHDDASLFKAPLSFDISINEIFLPLVSGARLVVLRPGGERDPHHLLSVIAEHRVTFTYLVSSMLDVLLDIAGDSGQLDSLRHVWCGGEVLTPELYERFRTQLGIPLYHGYGPAETTIGVSHVIYRGAAERLSTSIGKANPNTQLYVLDDELRPVPVGVGGELYVGGFLLGRGYVNAPGLTASRFVANPFAGDGSRLYRTGDLARYAPDGSLDFLGRADNQIKIRGMRLEIEDVEIGLAEHPGVRHTCVTARKNTAGGTYLVGYVIPAAGSQALRADEVKDWAAEHMVEYMVPAHIVVLREFPLTANGKLDRNALPEPELATGTLVPPATDDERVVCRAVADLLRLDEIGADQDFFQLGGDSILAISLLSALRAQGLHVTARQIFAHSTPRALAAVASRENTATVDHRDVPTGTVVGSPVVQWLGETTNAVDGFVQSVVLNTPADLTAAALDALLTAVVRHHPMLRARLVRGDRWSFDIPEPDGTTVAWQESDRPLEECVALATAGLDPDHGVMLRAVWRPAARQLVLAAHHVVVDGVSWRVLMADLATAWRQTVSGTPIELPPTGTSFRRWTQLLERAAFDADSSFYWRPLPGDDQLLGRRALSETDTVAGERLHTVTVGPEATAALLGEIPARFHAGVNDVLLTALAVTLARWRHDRGQDQTFAHIELEGHGREGRFVADTAGFEPELGRTIGWFTTLFPVVVDPGAATDFTAPGYLATALKAVKEDLARVPHNGVSYGALRYLTYTEFDAPAPQVLFNYLGRFDAGSATDWQLARTTGQLGERRDPAMRLPRALEFNAIAEPATAGGAYELVTTLSWPDGLFTDEDITTIGTYFRTALTGLAALDQGGHSPSDFDLVPLTQADVDALDGPDLRDILPLTPLQEGLYFHSVFDDDLAGAYVEQQLLTLEGEVDADRLAAAATSLLTLYPNLAARFVALADGRVVSVLEGGVEAPFRILDRPGITDDEIRAYAERDRRAGFDLATGPLMRYTLVRAGAGRSVLVQTVHHIIADGWSVPPMLRALLAEYRAPGTTYPVGGFADYVRRLAERDDEESDRVWRTQLAELPGPSFVAEGHTPSDRFADTSRTPADDIDTAARSSGVPLSVAVHSAWAVTLGGILHGTDVVFGSTVSGRDMDVPGIENMVGLFINTVPVRARWTGTTTSRDLLASVREHQSAVRPHQHVSLARIGRAAGAGSLFDTLVVFDVATDVAALRGPADDLVVTGIVNEGAPHYPLTLVVERTLDGRPRFNLIYDGELLQEAGAQAILRTFEKALTGLLTRPDALVGDLATESSRPPARVTPTTLGALFDAAARRDPAATAVTQCALDGGTRALTYGELAARKGELAGVLAAVGVGPGKRVAVAVPRSLEQVVALVAVVSAGGAYVPLDLAYPDERLEYILADAAPQVVLVEAGQRERFTELLARAGVPARLLVQGDECSQSPVRCEADWHDPAYVIYTSGSTGRPKGVVVPHSSVVTLLANTRPAMDFGPDDVWVQFHSYSFDFAVWELWGALAHGGELLVPEYGLTRSPVDFHRLVREHGVTVLNQTPSAFYQFIEADRQAEKPLLALRRIVFGGEALDLGRLRGWVERHGTGRPELVNMYGITETTVHVTHRVLTDEDFRPGAEASPIGGPIPGLVTYLLDDRLRPVPPGRVGAIYVAGDQVSLGYLGRPGLTAGRFVADPFAGDGSRMYHTGDLAVRTLDGELEFVGRADEQVQLKGFRVELGEVEAALRELDGVVDAAVTVAASGDHLVAHVVGRVPGDLTAPLSAKLPAHMVPGRVLSVDALPLTVNGKLDREALAERAAAAPDTPTSANDSVPAAPGAFTAANDSTLAAPDVLTVANDSTLAASDVLTVANDSTLAAPNVLTVANDSTLAALVDIFAATLPSGAGVDADTDFFRAGGDSIVAITVINRARALGLPIAPRDVFLLRTPRALAEHLDTRAAPEAPASVRRDDGPFPPTPIILRQRQLGGSLARFAQARTLLVPEGIGHADIERAANAVVAAHPALRLRLRVEHGVWALGTEPDRAISVVRHETTDVDPTTVANAAAGRLDPEAGDVIAFAWLEPARTLVVTVHHLAVDSVSWLILLDDLATALRGEQLAPPTTSYVAYAEALALGSTQALDGLGHWRTTLQAPALLPEVGGLRETTVVLDPEVSDHVTRTAPAALGVGLTELLCGALRTALTRVQATPTDLTIDLERHGRVPALEHHDYTRTVGWFTSVAPVRLTAHTDPVAAAHEVAARQPDERAHVRYGQLRYLNPQSAPLLTARPQVLFNYLGRGSESQALRITGGEQGSPYAVEVNAWLDEATGGLHAAFVLAEGVSDDIAGYWLDALEAIADTAATAERTAPVTPLQRGLFFQAQLAGSTGHYVAQSWFTFDRRLDTEALAEAMAHVIARHPVVGAGFTVGDDGNPVQVLKAGRRVGVRTVELSTEAEVDALRARDRDTGFDPGEPPLIRLTVVRLPGGRDGLLLSYHLLLWDGWSREIVLRDLFDAYEAFGAGELAEPVPALPSFEEHARALDAKDTAVSERFWAEHLAALPGPTLLAGPAPTLTDDLPGTLVHTVSTELSELLRDAAKAHGVTLNSVLTGAFGLLLGARTGRGDAVFGVTVSGREGEGLEDVVGVLLNTVPMWTRARPGDTVQEYLAGVQAARVAAMEHEHLGLGEIQRAGGHDTLFDNLFVWQNFLDLDAFATMNARHGITSVQADDSTHYPYTWVVTPGDRLTVKLEHRDGDPAGARRLLDDYLRVLADVARSTGPVGALPGLGPVPVPGMRTDVGTDTVVDRFDQAADRDPDRVALVAHGRRMTFGGLRDRSRAVAGVLAGRGIGPERTVGIAVPRSLDSIVALFAVLRTGAAYVPLELDHPDERIAAIVEDARPDVILTVSPVAPRLTGELVELDRPLPAAEPYVTFAPDDPDRLRHPAYTIYTSGSTGKPKGVVTEYAGLTNMLVNHQRRIFEPVLAEHGHRVFRVAHTVSFAFDMSWEELLWLADGHEVHICDEELRRDAPRLVAYCLEHSIDVINVTPTYAQQLIAEGLLDDPDRRPPLVLLGGEAVTPTLWQRLADTEGTVGYNLYGPTEYTINTLGVGTFECQDPVVGVAIDNTDVYVLDPWLRPLPDGVPGELYVSGIGIARGYLGQPGQTAHRFVACPFGAPGERMYRTGDLVVRRPDGNLMYLGRTDQQVKIRGHRVELGEVEAAFAAHPAVRFVAAVAQADPQVDGAHRLAAYLVLEGAELATVAAEVGAGLPDFLRPTHYARVDSIPLTVNGKADTKALPEARPLGALTTAGERGPRTATESVVCAYFAEALDLDDDEVSAEGDFVSLGGHSMLAVRLVGLLRREFGPVITVRDLFTLRTPEAMARHLDDRLDDRLDDRS